A genomic region of Miscanthus floridulus cultivar M001 chromosome 3, ASM1932011v1, whole genome shotgun sequence contains the following coding sequences:
- the LOC136546938 gene encoding cyclin-D6-1-like isoform X1 gives MATEEWELQEEDAAYDYEFEFDLENPFTSPADEPIASLLDAEGHHAPSVSAAASAARRDAVAFISKVRFGGELAVHPRVAYLALNYVDRFLSKRQLACEQPPWPRLLALSCLSLAAKMQRVATFSIDHIQRDEDFMFDAATVRRMERWVLGALEWRARSVTPFAFLGFFLSACYPPPRHPPQVAAVKARTVDLLLRAQPEVKMAEFSPSVVAASALLAATGDVAAANLPAFQAGVAACPFVNSERLRECGEVLAAACGVGPRQAAASADTPVTVLGHHRSASSASESDWTIGSTTNGGGGDAKKRCMGPPSQWG, from the exons ATGGCGACGGAGGAGTGGGAGCTGCAGGAGGAGGACGCCGCCTACGACTACGAGTTCGAGTTCGACCTCGAGAACCCCTTCACCAGCCCCGCCGACGAGCCGATCGCCAGTCTCCTGGACGCCGAGGGCCACCACGCGCCCTCCGTCTCTGCCGCGGCCTCCGCCGCCCGCCGGGACGCCGTCGCCTTCATCTCCAAG GTGCGATTCGGCGGCGAGCTCGCCGTGCACCCGCGCGTCGCCTACCTCGCGCTCAACTACGTGGATCGCTTCCTCTCCAAGCGGCAATTGGCG TGCGAGCAGCCGCCGTGGCCACGGCTGCTCGCCCTCAGCTGCCTCTCCCTCGCCGCCAAGATGCAGCGCGTCGCAACATTCTCCATCGACCACATCCAG AGGGACGAGGACTTCATGTTCGACGCGGCGACCGTCCGTCGCATGGAGCGCTGGGTGCTGGGCGCGCTTGAGTGGCGCGCGCGCTCCGTCACGCCGTTCGCCTTCCTCGGCTTCTTCCTCTCCGCGTGCTACCCGCCGCCCCGGCATCCCCCGCAGGTGGCCGCCGTCAAGGCGCGCACCGTCGACCTCCTCCTCCGCGCTCAGCCCG AGGTGAAGATGGCGGAGTTCTCGCCCTCCGTGGTGGCGGCGTCGGCGCTGCTGGCAGCCACCGGAGATGTCGCCGCCGCGAACCTCCCCGCGTTCCAAGCCGGCGTGGCCGCCTGTCCCTTTGTAAATAGC GAGAGGCTGCGGGAGTGCGGTGAGGTGCTGGCGGCGGCGTGCGGCGTCGGGCCGAGGCAGGCCGCTGCGAGCGCGGACACGCCGGTGACGGTGCTCGGTCACCACCGCAGCGCCAGCTCCGCCTCGGAGAGCGACTGGACCATCGGATCGACgaccaacggcggcggcggcgacgcgaaGAAACGCTGCATGGGCCCACCATCGCAGTGGGGGTAG
- the LOC136546938 gene encoding cyclin-D6-1-like isoform X2, translating into MATEEWELQEEDAAYDYEFEFDLENPFTSPADEPIASLLDAEGHHAPSVSAAASAARRDAVAFISKVRFGGELAVHPRVAYLALNYVDRFLSKRQLACEQPPWPRLLALSCLSLAAKMQRVATFSIDHIQRDEDFMFDAATVRRMERWVLGALEWRARSVTPFAFLGFFLSACYPPPRHPPQVAAVKARTVDLLLRAQPEVKMAEFSPSVVAASALLAATGDVAAANLPAFQAGVAACPFERLRECGEVLAAACGVGPRQAAASADTPVTVLGHHRSASSASESDWTIGSTTNGGGGDAKKRCMGPPSQWG; encoded by the exons ATGGCGACGGAGGAGTGGGAGCTGCAGGAGGAGGACGCCGCCTACGACTACGAGTTCGAGTTCGACCTCGAGAACCCCTTCACCAGCCCCGCCGACGAGCCGATCGCCAGTCTCCTGGACGCCGAGGGCCACCACGCGCCCTCCGTCTCTGCCGCGGCCTCCGCCGCCCGCCGGGACGCCGTCGCCTTCATCTCCAAG GTGCGATTCGGCGGCGAGCTCGCCGTGCACCCGCGCGTCGCCTACCTCGCGCTCAACTACGTGGATCGCTTCCTCTCCAAGCGGCAATTGGCG TGCGAGCAGCCGCCGTGGCCACGGCTGCTCGCCCTCAGCTGCCTCTCCCTCGCCGCCAAGATGCAGCGCGTCGCAACATTCTCCATCGACCACATCCAG AGGGACGAGGACTTCATGTTCGACGCGGCGACCGTCCGTCGCATGGAGCGCTGGGTGCTGGGCGCGCTTGAGTGGCGCGCGCGCTCCGTCACGCCGTTCGCCTTCCTCGGCTTCTTCCTCTCCGCGTGCTACCCGCCGCCCCGGCATCCCCCGCAGGTGGCCGCCGTCAAGGCGCGCACCGTCGACCTCCTCCTCCGCGCTCAGCCCG AGGTGAAGATGGCGGAGTTCTCGCCCTCCGTGGTGGCGGCGTCGGCGCTGCTGGCAGCCACCGGAGATGTCGCCGCCGCGAACCTCCCCGCGTTCCAAGCCGGCGTGGCCGCCTGTCCCTTT GAGAGGCTGCGGGAGTGCGGTGAGGTGCTGGCGGCGGCGTGCGGCGTCGGGCCGAGGCAGGCCGCTGCGAGCGCGGACACGCCGGTGACGGTGCTCGGTCACCACCGCAGCGCCAGCTCCGCCTCGGAGAGCGACTGGACCATCGGATCGACgaccaacggcggcggcggcgacgcgaaGAAACGCTGCATGGGCCCACCATCGCAGTGGGGGTAG